The Vulpes vulpes isolate BD-2025 chromosome 8, VulVul3, whole genome shotgun sequence genome has a window encoding:
- the MAB21L3 gene encoding protein mab-21-like 3 isoform X2, producing MKSPTAGDLEECLLNKVLAPSQFLVTVPVKGLAGYREAREQRWRYYTLQGTRLSCPLQDPEGLQQWLEVEQFMKSLWQWHKADVNIEGDIVPAKVLQVFRKLVENAIGTCRLSGKVSMLPHHAAAAVWVAVETPTCQVELELVPAVEIPTAWSEKARWPPCLKRWPSRQRVECIKSFGFALLACSNYHWQLSFLQAEQVLLEQLDEDGGCRRKCLQALRQVKEDVWCPGKRPVITSHHLQTVLFWTCEKYPHLKDWQVFGKAFLRLVRKLHKCVSQHFLKHYFVRKSNLFRSANWGELDAVAQQLALFLKNPQISLP from the exons GTGTTGGCCCCCAGCCAGTTCCTCGTCACTGTCCCAGTGAAGGGCCTGGCTGGGTACAGGGAGGCCAGGGAGCAGCGCTGGCGGTACTACACCCTGCAGGGCACCAGGCTTTCCTGCCCCTTGCAGGACCCAGAGGGCCTGCAGCAGTGGCTGGAGGTGGAGCAGTTTATGAAGAGCCTGTGGCAGTGGCACAAGGCAGATGTGAACATAGAGGGAGATATCGTGCCTGCCAAGGTCCTCCAGGTGTTCCGGAAGCTGGTAGAAAATGCAATTGGAACCTGTCGTCTCTCAG GTAAGGTCAGCATGCTCCCACACCACGCTGCAGCTGCAGTTTGGGTTGCCGTGGAAACGCCCACGTGTCAGGTGGAACTAGAGCTGGTCCCCGCGGTGGAGATCCCCACGGCCTGGTCTGAGAAAGCTCGGTGGCCTCCCTGTCTGAAGCGCTGGCCTTCCCGACAGAGAGTGGAATGCATCAAG TCGTTTGGGTTTGCCCTATTGGCCTGTTCCAATTATCACTGGCAGCTGAGCTTCCTGCAGGCCGAGCAGGTGCTGCTGGAGCAGCTGGATGAGGACGGGGGTTGCCGCAGGAAGTGTCTCCAGGCCCTGAGGCAGGTGAAGGAGGATGTCTGGTGTCCGGGAAAGAGGCCTGTCATCACGTCCCACCATCTGCAG ACGGTGCTTTTTTGGACTTGCGAGAAATATCCCCACTTGAAGGACTGGCAGGTCTTTGGCAAAGCCTTCCTGCGCCTGGTGAGGAAGCTGCACAAGTGCGTGAGCCAGCACTTCCTGAAGCACTACTTCGTGCGAAAGAGCAATCTTTTCCGGTCTGCCAACTGGGGCGAACTGGATGCCGTGGCCCAGCAGCTGGCCCTCTTCCTGAAGAACCCCCAGATCAGCCTGCCCTGA